The nucleotide window TCAACGCTGCAACTTTTGCCGCTTGCCGTGCCGAGAAGCCTGTCACGGCGCTCGTGTGACTAGCATCCGTGCCCCTGCGAGGGCGCAAAATCTGCGCATTTACAGGGGCTTATCCCTGTGGCTCAGCCAAAGAAGATTTGGGCGAACCCGAAAAATGCCAAAAAAACTATCAATTCTCGTGGTGAAACAAAGTTGCGAAAACGCCACATGCACTGCCATTCCGCTAAAAAAGCGGCATGCTCATAGCATGAATAGCGAATATAGTCATTTCCCTGATGGCAGATTGGCGCGGATATTCTGCTTATCGCGCGTGATTCGCTCGAAATCGCGCATTAATACCTCTTTATCCGTTTTGGTTTTATCGGCGAACTGCACGGTTTTATCCGCCCACGATTTATTTTCAGCAGCCACCTGATCCGCGACGGCCTGCCCTTCCGCGGCAAGCCGTGCATAAACCGTTTCGATCGATGTCGAGGCGCGCTGGAATTCGTCGTTGTTCATCACACTGATGATGTCGGGCGGGATCGTGTTGGTCACGGGCAGGGCCCCATTCAGCCGGGTGGCGAACGTTTCGTAGCACGCACGCCACTTGTTGATGGCCTCATTGGTGCGCGCGATGTCGGCGTTGGTGCTGGAGAGTTCCGGGATGGATGGCCGCACACATCCGTAGCTGCCATAGGCCAGCTGCTGGCCCGTGAAGTTGTGCGTATAGGCAGCGATGTCGGCTTTCATGCGCTGGCGCTGCTGCACCAGGGCCAGCGAATTCTTCGCCTCCGCCTGCCCCGCGGCCAGCGCCTTGTTCAGCCAGAACTCGGCCTGCTTCGGATCCTCCGCCGTGCCCTCGCCGAAGCCGTACATTTCCCCCAGCTGCAGCTGCGCGGCACTTTCGCCGCCCTCGGCCAGTACCTTGAAGTTGCGGAACGCCTCGCTGAACTGCTTGGCTTCCCATTGTTTTTGCGCGGTCGCCAGATCGGCGCCCAGCGCTGGCCCCGCGGATAGCACGATGGCCAGCATTGCCCACTTATCACGCATGATGTCCCGCTTTCTCGAAAGTTAAGAAAAAACAACTATCAACAATCATGACATGGTGACCATGGAAAAATGTCGTCAAAGTGTGAACCCGAGGATAGTGACGTTTTGCCGCAACAACTTTCATGGGCTGCGCGGGCGTGCTTGCGGCGGGCCGGCCGGCTGGAACAGGTAAAATGGAGGTTTTTCATGCCGCGCCGCGGTACCACAGGACACGATTAGAGATGTTGCGACTGAACGAAGTGAAACTGCCACTCAACCACGATGCCGATGCCTTGCGCGCCGCCATTCTCGAGCGGCTGGGCATTCCTCCCGAGGCGCTGCTGGGCTTCACCGTGCACAAGCGCAGCTACGACGCGCGCAAGAAAGCACACATCGTGCTGATCTACTCGGTGGACCTGGAAACCGTGGACGAGGCCGATGTGCTGGCCCGCAACGCGCGCGACGTGCACCTGATGCCGTCGCCGGACATGGCGTACAAATATGTTGCGCATGGCGTGAACCGCGATGGCCGCCAGCCGCGCCCCGTCATCATCGGCATGGGACCGTGCGGCCTGTTCGCCGCGCTGATCCTGGCGCAGATGGGCTTGAACCCGATCGTGCTGGAACGGGGCAAGACGGTACGCGAGCGCACCAAGGACACGTTCGGCTTCTGGCGCAAGCGCGCGCTCAACCCGGAATCGAACGTGCAGTACGGCGAAGGCGGCGCCGGCACCTTTTCCGACGGCAAGCTGTACAGCCAGATCAAGGATCCACGCCACCTGGGCCGCAAGGTGCTGACCGAGTTCGTCAAGGCCGGCGCGCCGGAAGAGATCATGTATGTCAGCAAGCCGCACATCGGTACCTTCCGCCTCGTGAAGATGGTGGAAGCGATGCGCGAGGAAATCATCGCGCTGGGCGGCGAGATCCGCTTCGAGCAGCGCGTGACCGATTTCGAGATCGAGGAACGGAACGGCGTGCGCCAGCTGCGCGGCCTGCAACTGGCTTCCGGCGAGCGCATCGCGACCAACCACGTGGTGCTGGCGATCGGCCACAGTTCGCGCGACACGTTCCAGACGCTGTATAACCGCGGCGTGTACGTGGAAGCCAAGCCGTTCTCGATCGGCTTCCGCGTCGAGCACCCGCAGTCGCTGATCGACACCTGCCGCTTCGGCCCGAACGCCGGCCACCCGATCCTGGGCGCGGCCGACTACAAGCTGGTGCACCACGCGAAGAATGGCCGGGCCGTGTACAGCTTCTGCATGTGCCCTGGCGGCACGGTGGTGGCGGCCGCTTCCGAGCCGGGCCGCGTGGTCACCAACGGCATGAGCCAGTACTCGCGCGCCGAACGCAATGCCAACAGCGCGATCGTGGTCTCGATCAGCCCGGAAGACTATCCGGGGCACCCGCTGGCCGGCATCGAATTCCAGCGCAGGCTGGAAGAAGCGGCCTTCCGCCTGGGGGGCGAGGACTACAACGCACCGGGCCAGCTGATGGGCGATTTCGTGGCGGGCCGCCCTTCCACCGAGTTCGGCGCCGTGATCCCGTCCTACAAACCGGGCGTGCACCTGACGGACCTGGCGACGATCCTGCCGGATTACGCCACGGAGGCGCTGCGCGAGGCATTCCCGGCATTCGACCGGCAGGTACGTGGCTACTTCAAGCACGATGCCGTGCTGACGGGCCTGGAGACCCGCACCTCGTCGCCGATCCGCATCAAGCGCCGCGACGACGACCTGCAGAGCATGAACACGCGCGGCCTGTTCCCGGCTGGCGAGGGCGCCGGCTACGCGGGCGGCATCCTGTCGGCCGGCGTGGATGGCATCAAGGTGGCGGAGGCGGTCGCGCTGTCGATGGCGGCCGCGGACGTGGCTTGAGCCTGGAAGCGAGCGTCACAGCGGCTATAGCCAGTAACGCCGCTTAGATAAACCACCCCAAGTGCAAATTCCGGGGTCAGGGAGGAATGCTGGCATGCATGCCAGCATCGTTCCGCAGGCGCGAAGCATGCTTCGCGAAACCCCTGCTTCACCCCGGCGGGGCAGAGCAGGGGTTTCGAGGAGAATTGCTCCTAGCCTGCGTCGCGGTACCGGCATGCATGCCGGTACTCCCTCCTGACCCCAGCCCTTCGCCGTTGGGGTGACTGCATGCGCCTTCAATGTGTCGGGTAGCGCTTATCTAAGCGGCATTAATTACAGCCAGCGGGCTTTCTTGAAGCGGCGATACAGGTAGAAGCACACCGAGAACATCGCCGCCAGCGCCAGCGGATAGCCCCACTTCGACTTCAGCTCGGGCATGAACTCGAAGTTCATGCCCCAGATGCCGGCAAATGCCGTCAGCACCCCGAAGATCGCGGCCCATGCCGCGAGGCGCTTGTTAACCTCGCCCTCATCGAGCGCGATCATCGACAGGTTCACCTGGATCGCGGTGGCGATGGTGTCGCGGATCGAGTCGAGGATGCCGTTGATGCGGGCCAGGTGGTCGTGCACGTCGCGGAAGTATTCCTGGCTGCTGGCGCACACGGCGGGCACGCGGCCGCCGTGCAGCTTGCCGATGGCATCGAGCAGCGGCGCCACGGCGTGGCGCATGGTCATCACCTTGCGCTTCAGGTCATACAGCCGCTCGATATTGTCGCGCTGCGAAGTGCCCGTGAAGATGCGGTCCTCGATGGCCTCGAGTTCGGACTCGAAGGCATCCACCACCGGGAAGTAGCGGTCGACCACCGCATCCATCAGCGCATACAGCACGAAGCCGGCGCCATGCCGGAGCAGGTGCGGCTCGCGCTCGGCACGCGCGCGCACGCCGAGGAAGCCGTGCGAGCTGTTCTGGCGCGACGACAGCACATAGTCATGGCCGACGAAGATGTCGATCTCGCCGAGCACGAGTTCATCTTCCCGCTGCTCGACCGTCTTGACGACGACGAACAGCGAATCGCCGTATTCCTCGATCTTGGGCCGCTGGTGGCCGCGCTGCGCATCTTCCACGGCCAGTTCGTGCAGGTTGAACTCATGCTGCATCTCGGCCAGCTCGCCCGGCTCCGCATCGCGCATCGCCACCCAGACGAACGTATCGTCGCGCGCGAGGTAGTCGCTGATATCGGCCGGCGGCAGGTCGGCCAGCTTGCGGCCGTGCTGGTAGGCGACGCAGTTGATCAGCATGGAATACCGAGGGAAACGCGTTTCAAGGAAAACCTCCCGACAGTGACAGGGAGAGCTTAGCTGAAATTCGCTGAATGCCGAGCTTTGGTGTTGGCCGTGGAAAACCGGTGTCAGACACCATTTCCGGGAGATTCATCCGGAAATGGTGTCTGACACTGGTGTTCGCCAGCGTTTCGACTGATCGGCTGGGAATCAGCTGGATTAAGCCGCACTGCGAATTAGTTGGATTAAGCCGCACTGCGGCTTAATCCTCCTTCGCCCCGTCGATCCCCAGCTCGGCGATCTTGCGCGTGATGGTGTTCCGGCCGATGCCCAGCCGCACGGCGGCATCGTTCTTGCGCCCGTGCGTGTACTTCAGGGCGGTGCGGATCAGCGCCGACTCGAACTGCCGGCCCAGCACGTCCATCACATCCTGCTGGCCGTCGGACAGCATGGTGGCGGCCTGCAATTCCAGCAGCGACAGCCAGCCATCCGGGCCCGGCGCGGCGGGAGCCATCACGGCGGCCACCGGCACGCCATGCGCGGCGTGATGCGGCAGCGCCGCCGCCAGCTCGGGCGCGGCCTGCATGGCGCTCTGCCCTTCGGACAATTCCAGCGGCAAGTCCTTCACTTCCACCGTCTGGCCGGGCGCCATCACGGTGATCCAGTTGCACAGGTTTTCCAGCTGGCGCACATTGCCCGGCAAGTCCAGGCTTTGCAGGAAGGCCAGCGCGGCATCGCTCATGCGCTTGGTCTCCACGCCGAGTTGCCGGGCGCTCTGCACCAGGAAGTGGCGCACCAGGATGGGGATGTCCTCCCTGCGTTCGCGCAGGCTGGGCAGCCGCAGCCGGATCACGTTCAGGCGGTGGAACAAGTCTTCGCGGAACAGGCCGTCGCGCACGCGCTGTTCCAGGTTCTGGTGCGTGGCCGTGATCACACGCACGTTCGCCTTCAGCGGCTGGTGGCCGCCGACACGATAGAAGTGCCCGTCGGACAGCACGCGCAGCAGCCGCGTCTGCAGGTCGAACGGCATGTCGCCGATCTCGTCGAGGAACAGCGTGCCGTTCTCGGCCTGCTCGAAGCGGCCGCGCCGGGTGGCCTGGGCACCGGTGAAGGCGCCGCGCTCGTGGCCGAACAGTTCCGATTCCAGCAAGTCCTTCGGGATCGCCGCCGTGTTCAGTGCGATGAACGGCTGCTGCGCGCGCGGGCTGTGCTTGTGCAGCGCGCGCGCCACGAGTTCCTTGCCCGAGCCCGATTCGCCGGTGATCAGCACCGTCACGTTCGATTGCGACAGCCGGCCGATGGCGCGGAATACTTCCTGCATCGCCGGCGCCTGGCCGAGGATCTCGGGGGTGTCTGCCGGGCCGGACTCCACGCTGGCTTCGCGCAGGCTTTCGTCCAGCGCGCGGCGGATCAGTTCCACGGCCTTGTCGATGTCGAACGGCTTGGCGAGGTATTCGAAGGCGCCGCCCTGGAAGGCCGCCACGGCCGAATCCAGGTCGGAAAACGCGGTGATGATGATGACGGGCAGGCCCGGCAGCCGCGACTTCACCAGCGACAGCAGGTCGAGCCCGGAGTCGCCCGGCATGCGGATATCGGAGACGAGCACCTGCGGCGTCTCGTACTCCAGCGCGGCGATCGCGTCGCGCGCATTGGCAAAACTCTTGGTGGCGAGGTTTTCCCTCGCTAGTGCTTTTTCCAGTACCCAGCGGATCGATTCGTCGTCATCGACAATCCAGATTGGCTTCATATGTGATGTGCTTCCCGCAATTTGGATTCATCAGCGACTTCGGCTATCCCTCCCCCGCTTATGGCAGGGGCAGCAGGATGCGGAAGTCCGTAAAGCCGGGCCTGCTTTCGCATTCGATGACGCCCATGTGCTGGTGCACGAAGGTTTGCGCCAACGTCAAACCCAGGCCGCTGCCGCCATCGCGCCCCGATACCAGGGGATAGAAGATGCGGTCGCGGATCTGGGGCGGAATGCCCGGTCCGTTGTCGATGATATGCAAATCTAATGCCAGGTTATAACGGACCTTGGCCAGCGTGACCTGGCGTGCCACGCGGGTGCGGAACGTGATCTGCGCATCGCCCGTTTCGATGCGTTCGGCCAGCGCCTGCGCCGCGTTGTGGACGATGTTCAGCACCGTCTGGATCAGCTGCTCCTTGTCGCCGCGGAATTCGGGCAGGGAAGCATCGTAGTCGCGCACGATCTGCAGGCCCGTGGGGAACTCGGCCAGGATCAGGCTGCGCACGCGCTCGAGCACTTCGTGGATGTTGACGTCGCCCACGATGTGCGGACGGCGGTGCGGCGCCAGCAGGCGGTCGACCAGCGTCTGCAGCCGGTCCGCTTCCTTGATGATCACCTGCGTGTACTCGCGCAGCTGCTGCAGGTGCAGCGGCGGCAATTCCATCTCGAGCAGCTGTGCCGCGCCGCGGATGCCGCCCAGCGGGTTCTTGATTTCATGGGCCAGGTTGCGGATCAGTTCCTTGTTGACCTGGCTCTGGTCCAGCAGCCGCTCTTCGCGGTCCAGCTTCATCTGCTGCACGGTCTCGCGCAACTCCAGCAGCACGTTGCCATCCGGCTCATCCATCGCGCTGGCGATGGCATGCACGTGCAGCGGTTCGCGGGCCGGGCGCTCCAGCGTCAGCTCTTGCCGCAGGTCGGAAAACTTGTGGGCGCGCGCCTGCGTGATCACATGTTCGAATTCGGCCGGGTTGGAAAACAGGTCGCACAGCCGCTGTCGCGACAGGGCCTTCAGCGAGCTTTCCAGCATGTTCTCGGCCGCCGCGTTGGCAAAGGCGATGCGGCCGCCGGCATCCACGATCACCACGGCGGACGCCAGCAGGTCGAGGCCCGCGAGCGTGTGCGAACGCGGGATGGCGCCCGCCGCCGCAGCGGCGGCACGGGCGATATTGGTCACAATTTTCATCGTATGTTGGCGATCTCGCGCTGTAGTGCTGCCACGTTCTGTTCCGAGCGGGCGATGGCGTCGCGCAGGCTGGCCACCCGCTCCTGGTACTTGGCGTAGTTGCGCTCGTCACCGCGCCGTTCCGGCTCGCCGTTGTTGAATTCACGGCGCAACTCGCCCAGCTTCTGCATTTCGGCGTTCAGTTCGTCGGTCAGGATCTGGCGGCGGTCGGCATCGCGGGCCTTCTGTTCC belongs to Pseudoduganella albidiflava and includes:
- a CDS encoding NAD(P)/FAD-dependent oxidoreductase, producing the protein MLRLNEVKLPLNHDADALRAAILERLGIPPEALLGFTVHKRSYDARKKAHIVLIYSVDLETVDEADVLARNARDVHLMPSPDMAYKYVAHGVNRDGRQPRPVIIGMGPCGLFAALILAQMGLNPIVLERGKTVRERTKDTFGFWRKRALNPESNVQYGEGGAGTFSDGKLYSQIKDPRHLGRKVLTEFVKAGAPEEIMYVSKPHIGTFRLVKMVEAMREEIIALGGEIRFEQRVTDFEIEERNGVRQLRGLQLASGERIATNHVVLAIGHSSRDTFQTLYNRGVYVEAKPFSIGFRVEHPQSLIDTCRFGPNAGHPILGAADYKLVHHAKNGRAVYSFCMCPGGTVVAAASEPGRVVTNGMSQYSRAERNANSAIVVSISPEDYPGHPLAGIEFQRRLEEAAFRLGGEDYNAPGQLMGDFVAGRPSTEFGAVIPSYKPGVHLTDLATILPDYATEALREAFPAFDRQVRGYFKHDAVLTGLETRTSSPIRIKRRDDDLQSMNTRGLFPAGEGAGYAGGILSAGVDGIKVAEAVALSMAAADVA
- a CDS encoding tetratricopeptide repeat protein, with translation MLAIVLSAGPALGADLATAQKQWEAKQFSEAFRNFKVLAEGGESAAQLQLGEMYGFGEGTAEDPKQAEFWLNKALAAGQAEAKNSLALVQQRQRMKADIAAYTHNFTGQQLAYGSYGCVRPSIPELSSTNADIARTNEAINKWRACYETFATRLNGALPVTNTIPPDIISVMNNDEFQRASTSIETVYARLAAEGQAVADQVAAENKSWADKTVQFADKTKTDKEVLMRDFERITRDKQNIRANLPSGK
- a CDS encoding magnesium and cobalt transport protein CorA translates to MLINCVAYQHGRKLADLPPADISDYLARDDTFVWVAMRDAEPGELAEMQHEFNLHELAVEDAQRGHQRPKIEEYGDSLFVVVKTVEQREDELVLGEIDIFVGHDYVLSSRQNSSHGFLGVRARAEREPHLLRHGAGFVLYALMDAVVDRYFPVVDAFESELEAIEDRIFTGTSQRDNIERLYDLKRKVMTMRHAVAPLLDAIGKLHGGRVPAVCASSQEYFRDVHDHLARINGILDSIRDTIATAIQVNLSMIALDEGEVNKRLAAWAAIFGVLTAFAGIWGMNFEFMPELKSKWGYPLALAAMFSVCFYLYRRFKKARWL
- the glnL gene encoding nitrogen regulation protein NR(II): MKIVTNIARAAAAAAGAIPRSHTLAGLDLLASAVVIVDAGGRIAFANAAAENMLESSLKALSRQRLCDLFSNPAEFEHVITQARAHKFSDLRQELTLERPAREPLHVHAIASAMDEPDGNVLLELRETVQQMKLDREERLLDQSQVNKELIRNLAHEIKNPLGGIRGAAQLLEMELPPLHLQQLREYTQVIIKEADRLQTLVDRLLAPHRRPHIVGDVNIHEVLERVRSLILAEFPTGLQIVRDYDASLPEFRGDKEQLIQTVLNIVHNAAQALAERIETGDAQITFRTRVARQVTLAKVRYNLALDLHIIDNGPGIPPQIRDRIFYPLVSGRDGGSGLGLTLAQTFVHQHMGVIECESRPGFTDFRILLPLP
- the ntrC gene encoding nitrogen regulation protein NR(I), with product MKPIWIVDDDESIRWVLEKALARENLATKSFANARDAIAALEYETPQVLVSDIRMPGDSGLDLLSLVKSRLPGLPVIIITAFSDLDSAVAAFQGGAFEYLAKPFDIDKAVELIRRALDESLREASVESGPADTPEILGQAPAMQEVFRAIGRLSQSNVTVLITGESGSGKELVARALHKHSPRAQQPFIALNTAAIPKDLLESELFGHERGAFTGAQATRRGRFEQAENGTLFLDEIGDMPFDLQTRLLRVLSDGHFYRVGGHQPLKANVRVITATHQNLEQRVRDGLFREDLFHRLNVIRLRLPSLRERREDIPILVRHFLVQSARQLGVETKRMSDAALAFLQSLDLPGNVRQLENLCNWITVMAPGQTVEVKDLPLELSEGQSAMQAAPELAAALPHHAAHGVPVAAVMAPAAPGPDGWLSLLELQAATMLSDGQQDVMDVLGRQFESALIRTALKYTHGRKNDAAVRLGIGRNTITRKIAELGIDGAKED